A window of the Caldalkalibacillus salinus genome harbors these coding sequences:
- a CDS encoding GNAT family N-acetyltransferase, whose amino-acid sequence MVDLPQLVAIERRCFTAQEAATEEALEKRIKTIPDSFLVAEEEEAIVGYINGPVIETAYITDDLFEESAPNPSVGGHQSVLGLAVSPHAQHRGVATALLTTLEQEAKKQNRETMTLTCKAVLIQFYKKLGYTNTGVADSTHGGATWYNLIKRL is encoded by the coding sequence ATGGTAGATTTACCACAGCTCGTGGCCATTGAACGGCGATGCTTTACAGCTCAGGAAGCGGCGACGGAAGAAGCGTTAGAAAAGCGCATAAAAACCATACCAGACAGTTTTCTTGTGGCGGAAGAAGAAGAGGCCATTGTGGGTTACATTAATGGTCCAGTGATTGAGACGGCGTACATCACGGACGACTTATTTGAAGAGAGTGCGCCAAATCCAAGTGTTGGGGGACATCAGAGCGTCTTAGGTTTAGCCGTGTCCCCACATGCCCAGCACCGTGGTGTGGCAACCGCGTTACTAACCACTTTGGAACAAGAAGCCAAAAAGCAAAACCGTGAAACGATGACACTCACTTGCAAGGCAGTATTAATTCAGTTTTACAAGAAACTGGGGTATACCAACACAGGGGTGGCGGACTCCACGCATGGGGGCGCCACATGGTACAACTTGATAAAAAGGTTATGA